One segment of Humidesulfovibrio mexicanus DNA contains the following:
- the mazG gene encoding nucleoside triphosphate pyrophosphohydrolase has protein sequence MNPDCASIATIQNVIDRLLGEGGCPWDRKQTPLSLCDYVVEEAFELVSAIRSGDAVESCEELGDVLFLLLFIATLEDRAGRYTLSDVAETNAAKMIRRHPHVYGDTVVANQEELLRNWERIKRGEKKDADAPAGVFGSLPEGLPPLLKAYRIHSKAARTGFTWEDDQAARAQFEAELAEFDAACAEGDAERMEEEYGDALFTLVELGRRKGIKANAALDRANLKFLARFRRMEELARGRGQEFPDLSPAEMNRLWDEVKAEGRG, from the coding sequence GTGAACCCGGACTGCGCAAGCATCGCCACGATCCAGAACGTCATCGACCGCCTGCTGGGCGAAGGGGGCTGCCCCTGGGATCGCAAGCAGACCCCGCTCAGCCTCTGCGACTACGTGGTCGAGGAGGCTTTCGAGCTGGTGTCGGCCATCCGATCCGGCGACGCCGTGGAATCGTGCGAGGAACTGGGCGACGTGCTGTTCCTGCTCCTGTTCATCGCCACCTTGGAGGACCGCGCGGGCCGCTACACCCTTTCCGACGTGGCGGAGACAAACGCCGCCAAGATGATCCGCAGGCATCCCCACGTCTACGGCGACACGGTGGTCGCCAACCAGGAAGAGCTGCTGCGCAACTGGGAGCGCATCAAGCGCGGCGAAAAGAAGGACGCTGACGCCCCCGCGGGCGTCTTCGGTTCCCTGCCGGAGGGGCTGCCGCCGCTCTTGAAAGCCTACCGCATCCACTCCAAGGCGGCGCGCACGGGATTCACCTGGGAGGACGACCAGGCGGCGCGCGCGCAGTTCGAGGCCGAACTGGCCGAGTTCGACGCGGCCTGCGCCGAGGGCGACGCCGAACGCATGGAAGAGGAGTACGGCGACGCGCTGTTTACCCTGGTGGAGCTTGGCCGCAGAAAAGGGATCAAGGCCAACGCGGCCCTGGACCGCGCCAACCTGAAATTTTTGGCGCGCTTCCGGCGCATGGAGGAGCTGGCCCGCGGGCGCGGGCAGGAGTTCCCGGATCTTTCCCCGGCGGAGATGAACCGCCTGTGGGACGAGGTGAAGGCCGAAGGCCGGGGCTAG
- the qrcA gene encoding menaquinone reductase multiheme cytochrome c subunit QrcA → MEEKKQCKGCGGALPFVVGFVAAVIAGWVLFPDLIYSKKTQPIRFSHKVHQEQGMDCASCHSFREDGSYAGIPTNEKCMECHADVVGSDPDEAKYVEQYAKTGKEVPWLIYQYQPDNVIFSHKAHESFECTSCHPDMGKNDTPPVYYQNRLSGYSKQTMKMWQCERCHAENGVSNACHVCHK, encoded by the coding sequence ATGGAGGAAAAGAAACAGTGCAAGGGGTGTGGGGGGGCGTTGCCCTTCGTGGTCGGCTTCGTGGCCGCAGTGATCGCGGGCTGGGTTCTGTTTCCTGACTTGATCTACAGCAAGAAGACGCAGCCCATCCGCTTCAGCCACAAGGTGCACCAGGAGCAGGGCATGGACTGCGCGAGCTGCCACAGCTTCCGTGAGGACGGCTCGTACGCGGGCATTCCCACCAACGAGAAGTGCATGGAGTGCCACGCGGACGTGGTGGGCAGCGACCCGGACGAGGCGAAGTACGTGGAGCAGTATGCCAAGACGGGCAAGGAAGTGCCCTGGCTCATTTACCAGTACCAGCCCGACAACGTGATTTTCAGCCACAAGGCGCACGAGTCTTTCGAGTGTACCTCCTGCCACCCCGACATGGGCAAGAATGACACTCCGCCGGTCTACTACCAAAACAGGCTGTCCGGGTACAGCAAGCAGACCATGAAGATGTGGCAGTGCGAGCGCTGCCATGCCGAGAACGGCGTCAGCAACGCCTGTCACGTCTGCCACAAGTAA
- a CDS encoding mannose-1-phosphate guanylyltransferase/mannose-6-phosphate isomerase, with protein MPKSRTSRTAEPAKHAIILAGGSGTRLWPLSRNLFPKQLLALSGEETLLQQTVRRVLTAFAPQNIWVVTNEEHMFEVRSQLKRLDPALDSRVLAEPLARNTLPAVLLGLDRVLAATGGEDSKAAVAVFPSDHLLEDLQGFRDSLDRAMELAAQGRFVTFGVVPRKPETGYGYIARGESLGDRAWSVERFIEKPRLEKALEFLKSGRHYWNSGVFVFRPCDFLDAVARHAPEFWPWWTNREQLPLSQGYGGLPNLSVDYGIAEKIDNIAVVEARFEWDDLGNWEAIYRLGKKDENGNVIQGDVLALDCRDCLLISKGGKLAAVGLANMIMIQTRDATLTCPLTDVQRVKEVVALLKSQGSQLVESHMTVKRPWGSYSVLEEGPHYKIKRIEVLPGARLSLQMHHHRSEHWVVVSGTALVEIGGEERLLVENQAVDIAKATTHRLANPGKVALEIIEIQSGPYLEEDDIVRFDDVYGRVKRKDS; from the coding sequence ATGCCCAAGTCCCGCACGTCCCGCACGGCCGAGCCCGCCAAGCACGCCATCATCCTTGCCGGCGGTTCGGGCACGCGGCTGTGGCCGCTTTCGCGCAACCTGTTCCCCAAGCAACTGCTGGCCTTAAGCGGCGAGGAAACCCTGTTGCAGCAGACCGTGCGCCGCGTGCTCACGGCTTTTGCGCCGCAGAACATCTGGGTGGTCACCAACGAGGAGCACATGTTCGAGGTGCGCAGCCAGCTCAAGCGGCTGGATCCCGCGCTCGACTCCCGCGTGCTGGCCGAGCCCCTTGCCCGCAACACGCTGCCCGCCGTGCTTCTTGGCCTGGACCGGGTGCTGGCGGCCACGGGCGGCGAGGACTCCAAGGCTGCTGTGGCGGTGTTTCCCTCCGATCATTTACTGGAAGACCTGCAAGGATTCCGCGATTCCCTGGACCGGGCCATGGAGCTCGCCGCGCAGGGGCGTTTCGTCACCTTCGGCGTTGTGCCGCGCAAGCCGGAGACCGGCTACGGCTACATTGCCCGGGGCGAGAGCCTGGGAGACAGGGCGTGGTCCGTGGAGCGCTTCATCGAAAAACCCCGGTTGGAAAAAGCGCTTGAGTTCCTGAAAAGCGGCCGCCACTACTGGAACAGCGGCGTGTTCGTGTTCCGGCCTTGTGACTTTTTGGACGCAGTGGCGCGGCACGCACCGGAATTCTGGCCCTGGTGGACGAACAGGGAGCAACTGCCGCTTTCGCAAGGCTACGGCGGGCTGCCCAATCTTTCCGTGGACTACGGCATTGCCGAGAAGATCGACAACATCGCCGTGGTGGAGGCCCGCTTCGAGTGGGACGACCTGGGCAATTGGGAGGCAATTTACCGCCTGGGCAAGAAGGACGAAAACGGCAACGTAATCCAGGGCGATGTGCTGGCCCTGGACTGCCGCGACTGCCTGCTCATCTCCAAGGGGGGCAAGCTCGCGGCGGTCGGCCTCGCCAACATGATCATGATCCAGACCCGCGACGCCACGCTCACCTGCCCGCTCACCGACGTGCAGCGCGTGAAGGAGGTCGTGGCCCTGCTGAAAAGCCAGGGCAGCCAGCTGGTGGAGAGCCACATGACCGTGAAGCGGCCCTGGGGCAGCTACTCCGTGCTGGAGGAAGGTCCGCATTATAAAATCAAGCGCATAGAGGTGTTGCCCGGGGCGCGCCTGTCGCTGCAGATGCACCACCACAGGAGCGAGCACTGGGTCGTGGTCTCTGGCACGGCGCTGGTGGAGATCGGCGGGGAGGAACGGCTCCTCGTGGAGAATCAGGCCGTGGACATCGCCAAGGCCACCACGCACCGCCTGGCGAATCCGGGCAAGGTGGCGCTGGAGATCATCGAGATCCAGAGTGGACCGTATTTGGAAGAGGATGATATCGTACGCTTTGACGATGTGTATGGGCGGGTGAAACGGAAGGACTCGTGA
- a CDS encoding CvpA family protein: MNSLDIIIIAIIGLVAFRGYHRGLIKEAVSLTSVFIGLFVASHLHGVFVPHLKVYIANQGTVLALSYLITFIGTLVGLWFLVRFLQDVLKVAMLTVVDKAAGAAFGAVEGLLLGLVLLLLLKAVLPGTSVVRQSVFAQKTDPALVLLANFTPEPIRETLEEGGFALPKPAPPPIPSRKPILRDQKKNAKDKHTI; this comes from the coding sequence ATGAACTCCCTGGACATCATCATCATCGCCATCATCGGGCTTGTGGCCTTCCGGGGCTACCACCGCGGCCTCATCAAAGAGGCCGTGTCCCTGACGTCCGTGTTCATCGGGCTCTTCGTCGCCTCGCACCTGCACGGCGTCTTCGTGCCGCACCTCAAGGTCTACATCGCCAACCAGGGCACCGTGCTGGCCTTGAGCTACCTCATCACCTTCATCGGCACCCTGGTGGGCCTGTGGTTTCTTGTGCGCTTCCTGCAGGACGTGCTCAAGGTGGCCATGCTCACCGTGGTGGACAAGGCCGCCGGGGCCGCCTTCGGCGCGGTGGAGGGACTGCTCCTGGGCCTTGTGCTGCTGCTGCTGCTCAAGGCCGTGCTGCCCGGCACCAGCGTGGTGCGGCAATCGGTGTTCGCCCAGAAGACCGACCCGGCCCTTGTGCTTTTGGCCAACTTCACGCCGGAGCCCATCCGCGAGACCTTGGAGGAGGGCGGCTTCGCCCTGCCCAAGCCGGCCCCGCCGCCCATTCCCTCGCGCAAACCCATCTTGCGCGATCAGAAAAAGAACGCCAAGGACAAGCACACCATTTAG
- the rfbC gene encoding dTDP-4-dehydrorhamnose 3,5-epimerase, whose product MRLIETGIAGLHLLEPKVFRDERGFFLESYSAAAFEAIGVRTRFVQDNHAYSAGAGVLRGLHFQLPPFDQAKLVWVTRGRVLDVVVDLRRGSPTYARHFAVELSGENMLRLFVPRGFAHGYLTLSPEVEFLYKVDAAYAPQADSGIIWNDPDLAVAWPVAAPVLSAKDRALPAFKAFTSPFVFDPAAPEGSPRG is encoded by the coding sequence ATGCGGCTGATCGAAACCGGTATCGCTGGGCTCCATTTGCTTGAGCCCAAGGTGTTCCGCGACGAGCGCGGTTTTTTTCTGGAGTCCTACAGCGCCGCCGCCTTTGAGGCCATCGGCGTCCGCACGCGCTTTGTGCAGGACAACCATGCGTATTCCGCAGGCGCGGGCGTGCTGCGCGGCCTGCATTTTCAGCTGCCGCCCTTTGACCAGGCCAAGCTGGTGTGGGTGACGCGCGGCCGTGTGCTGGACGTGGTGGTGGACCTGCGGCGCGGTTCGCCCACGTACGCCCGCCACTTCGCGGTGGAGCTTTCCGGGGAGAACATGTTGCGCCTGTTTGTGCCGCGCGGCTTCGCCCACGGCTATCTCACCCTCTCCCCGGAGGTCGAGTTCCTGTACAAGGTGGACGCCGCCTATGCTCCGCAGGCGGATTCCGGCATCATCTGGAACGACCCGGACCTGGCCGTGGCCTGGCCCGTGGCCGCGCCCGTGCTCTCCGCAAAGGACCGCGCCCTGCCCGCATTCAAGGCCTTCACCTCGCCCTTCGTCTTTGATCCGGCCGCTCCGGAAGGTTCTCCCCGCGGCTGA